From the genome of Halorussus caseinilyticus, one region includes:
- a CDS encoding SPW repeat protein → MSETTTANQNDTSGYISAATALVGGWIVISAFVYSPPAANFWNDIIVGAAIGVIAGYNAFKADDPGGINTGSASLVALLGLWMVIAPFVFETVLEAAFWSDIVSGAIVAVLAGYNAYRSRGTERRAPTAEAETR, encoded by the coding sequence ATGAGCGAAACGACGACAGCGAACCAGAACGACACGAGTGGCTACATCTCGGCGGCGACGGCGCTGGTCGGCGGGTGGATAGTCATTTCGGCGTTCGTCTACTCGCCGCCCGCGGCGAACTTTTGGAACGACATCATCGTCGGTGCCGCAATCGGCGTCATCGCGGGGTACAACGCGTTCAAAGCCGACGACCCCGGCGGAATCAACACCGGTAGTGCGTCGCTGGTCGCACTGCTCGGACTCTGGATGGTCATCGCTCCGTTCGTCTTCGAGACAGTCCTCGAAGCCGCATTCTGGAGCGACATCGTTAGCGGTGCGATAGTCGCCGTCCTCGCGGGGTACAACGCTTACCGGTCCCGCGGGACCGAACGCCGCGCGCCGACCGCAGAAGCCGAGACCCGATAA
- a CDS encoding DUF7553 family protein produces the protein MASIPPIIDIRDDLRRAREATDEDVREDFETVRDRLDAFADRDRADREGVVDEIDNQLLRVEASLDDEEASRAIQFARNRIHIYRENREQTDESLVVVDSGVRQHEEPDAEGVLPVGEVTLTSTVANTGDDAAIVPLVTFYDEGGDEVKSLRGPEFDLPAGVEEQIEMDVDVPSDASNYAVSVSRAGV, from the coding sequence GTGGCTTCGATACCACCGATTATCGACATCCGAGACGACCTGCGACGCGCCCGGGAAGCGACCGACGAGGACGTGCGCGAGGACTTCGAGACGGTCCGGGACCGCCTCGACGCCTTCGCCGACCGCGACCGCGCCGACCGCGAGGGCGTCGTGGACGAAATCGACAACCAACTGCTCCGAGTCGAAGCGTCGCTGGACGACGAGGAGGCGTCCCGAGCGATTCAGTTCGCGCGAAACCGCATCCACATCTACCGGGAGAACCGCGAGCAGACCGACGAGAGCCTCGTCGTCGTGGACTCGGGCGTCCGCCAGCACGAGGAACCGGACGCCGAGGGCGTGCTTCCCGTCGGCGAGGTGACGCTGACCTCCACGGTCGCCAACACCGGCGACGACGCCGCTATCGTCCCGCTCGTCACGTTCTACGACGAGGGCGGCGACGAGGTGAAGTCGTTGCGCGGCCCCGAGTTCGACCTTCCGGCGGGCGTCGAGGAGCAAATCGAGATGGACGTGGACGTGCCCAGCGACGCCAGCAACTACGCGGTGTCGGTCTCGCGAGCGGGCGTCTGA